In Monomorium pharaonis isolate MP-MQ-018 chromosome 3, ASM1337386v2, whole genome shotgun sequence, a genomic segment contains:
- the LOC114253701 gene encoding uncharacterized protein LOC114253701: MPQDMNILCCYSCQMYQVHIVKKARKWHCKLCNAKQSIRKIYFQGSGKDCRLHVQHLNSLKANDTSVFLYSKQEDSSDNYNATSTTQESDIDNPVKNKLAKYSHSPKKENLSDVEDLSSHNIHEVEDITNEKSVCNMINNDAEDLSSDNIHEVEDIMTNEKSLRNATNNDSCNFENIADDYTLKNEDIIDKEKLCSTNLDYSGIEDKCNLQDNDKSNKDYNVASIFETYSNLDEPLDI; the protein is encoded by the exons atGCCGCaagatatgaatattttatgttgttATTCTTGCCAAATGTATCAA gtACATATAGTGAAAAAAGCACGCAAATGGCATTGCAAATTGTGTAATGCAAAACAATCTATAAGGAag atctATTTTCAAGGATCTGGTAAAGATTGTCGTCTTCATGTTCAACATTTGAATTCTTTGAAAGCAAACGACACATCAGTTTTCTTATATTCTAAGCAAGAGGACAGCAGTGATAATTATAATGCTACAAGTACTACTCAAGAATCGGACATTGATAATCCTGTTAAAAATAAGTTGGCAAAATATTCACACTCcccgaaaaaagaaaatctatcTGACGTAGAGGATTTATCTTCTCATAATATTCATGAAGTCGAAGATATAACAAATGAAAAATCTGTGTGTAATATGATAAACAATGATGCAGAGGATTTATCTTCTGATAATATTCATGAAGTCGAAGATATAATGACAAATGAAAAATCCTTGCGTAATGCGACAAACAATGATTcatgtaattttgaaaatatcgcAGATgattatactttaaaaaatgaagatattaTTGACAAAGAGAAGTTATGTTCTACTAATTTGGATTATTCTGGTATCGaagataaatgtaatttgcaaGATAACGATAAATCAAACAAAGATTATAATGTTGCTAGCATTTTTGAAACTTATAGTAACTTAGATGAGCCTctcgatatttaa
- the LOC105832789 gene encoding ATP synthase subunit s, mitochondrial translates to MMPHILNRLARTSCYQKVPNREFFYWLTIIFNRVDYERIQSVGPDRACAEWLLKNGASVRWKGFSEHLKDYNKLPPEENRYYIQAVDATDSGITHVGFPYFVGCRYIDEIKLIRCFYLYNGALPLLSEVKDTLTVLEIKDCKSITDQGVRSLKNLKNLKTLKLAGIPYLEDKASLRKELAEALPNCTITLE, encoded by the exons ATGATGCCACAT ATATTAAACAGACTAGCCAGAACAAGTTGTTACCAAAAAGTGCCTAACAGAGAATTCTTCTATTGGttaactataatatttaacag ggTCGACTACGAAAGAATACAGTCAGTTGGCCCAGACCGTGCGTGTGCCGAATGGCTTCTGAAGAACGGTGCCAGTGTCAGATGGAAAGGTTTCTCAGAGCACTtgaaagattataataaattaccacCAGAAGAAAATCGATATTACATACAAGCGGTAGATGCTACAGATTCTGGAATAACACATGTAGGATTTCCATATTTTG TTGGTTGCAGGTATATCGACGAGATAAAACTCATAcgttgtttttatttgtataatggTGCCTTGCCATTATTGTCAGAAGTGAAAGATACTCTGACTGTTCTTGAGATCAAAGATTGTAAAAGCATAACTGATCAAGGAGTGcgtagtttaaaaaatctcaa AAATCTGAAAACTTTGAAGCTTGCTGGTATACCATATTTGGAGGATAAAGCTTCACTTAGAAAAGAGCTTGCAGAAGCTTTGCCAAATTGCACAATAACATTGGAATAA
- the LOC105832793 gene encoding diamine acetyltransferase 2, whose product MSEIIIRKARREDCEAIRMLIQELADYEKMPDGPQIDYKTLERDGFDRQPLYFCNVATSNEKVIGYTLSYYTYSTWCGKAMYLEDIYVTPDFRGKHVGSKLLKAVAKEAIENNCHKLDFVVLNWNPAQEFYKMRGANDLTVKEKWHCYRFNEEELKKLASDCE is encoded by the exons ATGtctgaaataattatacgaAAAGCTAGACGTGAAGACTGTGAAGCCATCAGAATGCTTATAcag GAATTGGCAGACTATGAGAAGATGCCAGATGGACCACAAATTGATTATAAGA ctTTAGAGAGAGATGGCTTTGACAGGCAACCgttgtatttttgtaatgtgGCAACGTCTAATGAAAAAGTTATTGGTTATACCCTCTCCTATTACACTTATTCCACGTGGTGTGGAAAGGCTATGTATCTAGAGGACATCTATGTAACGCCAGATTTTCGAGGGAAGCATGTTGGCAGCAAACTTCTGAAAGCTGTCGCAAAG GAAGCAATTGAGAACAACTGTCACAAACTGGATTTTGTGGTTCTCAACTGGAACCCAGCACAAGAGTTTTATAAAATGCGTGGAGCCAATGATCTGACAGTTAAGGAAAAGTGGCACTGTTATCGTTTCAATGAGGaagaattgaagaaattaGCATCGGATTGTGaataa